In the Pelomicrobium methylotrophicum genome, one interval contains:
- a CDS encoding Sir2 family NAD-dependent protein deacetylase: MSTACSIPDYRDAEGRWKRTPSLSHQEFLRSDSARRRDWAQSLIGWPRVAASRPNAAHRALAQSGPGAGFPGRPRGDRRPYPTPNATNTCSPSTASTPYWSRQRSPRPTTRCTGSRAAPGPRSSTFGPGSSGFEPAMGGTAALGMTT; encoded by the coding sequence GTGAGCACCGCCTGCAGCATTCCGGATTACCGGGACGCGGAAGGCCGGTGGAAGCGCACGCCGTCCCTGAGCCACCAGGAATTCCTGCGCTCCGACTCGGCGCGCCGGCGCGACTGGGCGCAGAGCCTGATCGGCTGGCCCCGCGTGGCGGCGTCCCGACCCAACGCCGCCCACCGAGCGCTAGCCCAGAGCGGCCCGGGAGCTGGGTTCCCAGGGCGTCCACGTGGCGATCGACGGCCATATCCAACTCCGAACGCGACGAACACCTGCTCGCCCAGCACGGCCTCGACTCCCTATTGGAGCCGGCAGCGATCGCCGAGGCCTACGACCCGTTGCACCGGCAGCCGCGCAGCGCCTGGACCCAGGAGCTCGACCTTCGGCCCTGGGTCGAGCGGTTTTGAGCCCGCCATGGGTGGAACGGCCGCGCTGGGTATGACGACCTGA
- a CDS encoding type II toxin-antitoxin system VapC family toxin, with protein sequence MMLLDTCIVIDVLRGREAAVAFVNGLPEVPSLSAITATELIAGARNARERRQIERLLEVYTVHDIGLEIASLAGDYLRQYGPSHGVDPIDALIAATAKTANLELATLNLKHFPMFKGLKRPYRS encoded by the coding sequence ATGATGCTTCTCGACACCTGCATCGTCATCGACGTGTTGCGCGGGCGAGAGGCGGCGGTGGCGTTCGTGAACGGTCTGCCTGAAGTGCCATCGCTGTCGGCGATCACAGCAACGGAACTCATCGCGGGCGCCCGCAATGCGCGGGAGCGCCGCCAGATCGAACGGCTTCTGGAAGTATATACAGTTCATGACATCGGACTGGAGATTGCAAGTCTCGCCGGAGACTATCTTCGCCAGTACGGACCGAGCCACGGCGTCGATCCGATCGACGCCCTCATTGCTGCGACGGCGAAGACCGCCAATCTGGAACTGGCCACCCTCAATCTAAAGCATTTCCCCATGTTCAAGGGGTTGAAGCGCCCCTATCGGTCTTAG
- a CDS encoding quinone oxidoreductase family protein, with the protein MKAIRVFEFGGPEQLRLAETEVPQPKEGEALVKLAYAGVNFIDVYMRNGSYARSRTYQTPLPMTLGMEGVGEVVEAGPGVERVRVGDRVGYCLVRGSYAEYAVVPAWRLARIPEGVPDPIATTLMLQGCTAHYLSHSVYELRPGSTCLVHAGAGGVGQLLIQLAKLRGATVLTTVGSADKAQIAKARGADHVILYRERDFREAVMEITGGKGVDVVYDAVGKDTIARSIRSLRRRGLCVNYGGASGLVASIEPLELGEAGSVYFTRPHLADYTATTEEIEWRTGDLFRWYLEGKLTVVIDREYPLAEAAEAHRHLEGRGTRGKLLLKVTP; encoded by the coding sequence ATGAAGGCGATACGCGTGTTCGAATTCGGCGGACCGGAGCAGCTTCGGCTGGCGGAAACGGAAGTCCCCCAGCCGAAGGAGGGCGAGGCGCTGGTCAAGCTCGCCTACGCCGGCGTGAACTTCATCGACGTGTACATGCGAAACGGAAGCTACGCCCGCTCCCGAACCTACCAGACGCCGCTGCCCATGACCCTGGGCATGGAAGGGGTGGGCGAGGTGGTGGAGGCGGGGCCGGGCGTGGAGCGCGTGCGGGTCGGCGACCGGGTGGGCTATTGTCTTGTGCGCGGGAGCTACGCCGAGTACGCCGTGGTGCCTGCGTGGCGCTTGGCCAGGATCCCGGAGGGCGTGCCTGACCCCATCGCCACCACCCTCATGCTGCAAGGATGCACCGCCCATTATCTGAGCCATTCGGTTTACGAACTCAGGCCCGGCAGCACGTGCCTGGTGCACGCCGGCGCGGGTGGCGTGGGACAGCTCCTGATCCAGCTTGCCAAGCTGCGCGGGGCGACGGTACTTACCACGGTGGGCAGCGCCGACAAGGCGCAGATCGCCAAAGCCCGCGGTGCCGATCACGTGATCCTCTACCGCGAGCGCGACTTCCGCGAAGCCGTCATGGAAATCACCGGCGGCAAGGGCGTGGACGTGGTCTACGACGCCGTGGGCAAGGACACCATCGCCCGCAGCATCCGGAGCCTCCGGCGCCGGGGGCTCTGCGTGAACTACGGCGGCGCTTCGGGGCTGGTGGCGAGCATCGAGCCCCTGGAGTTGGGCGAAGCAGGCTCGGTGTACTTCACCCGGCCCCATCTCGCCGACTACACCGCCACGACCGAGGAGATCGAGTGGCGCACCGGCGACCTGTTCCGCTGGTACCTAGAAGGGAAGCTCACGGTCGTCATCGACCGGGAATACCCGCTGGCTGAGGCCGCCGAGGCTCACCGCCACCTGGAAGGCCGCGGCACGCGGGGGAAGTTGCTGCTCAAAGTGACGCCCTGA
- a CDS encoding DMT family transporter: MDVVLHALALLIGALMPVQVGINASLRALLGDPLLAGLVNMVVGLVCVLLVLMLLRVPWPTAAAMASVPAWGWLGGAIGAAVVVVSLVAGPKLGAATLFVLVVAGQIAASMLLDHFGVLGYPVRPMSVLRIVGALMLIAGVVLIVKN, translated from the coding sequence ATGGATGTCGTGCTGCATGCGCTCGCCCTGCTGATCGGCGCGCTGATGCCGGTGCAGGTCGGCATTAACGCTTCGCTGCGCGCCCTGCTCGGGGATCCGCTCCTCGCCGGGCTCGTCAACATGGTGGTGGGACTCGTCTGCGTGCTGCTGGTGCTGATGTTACTGCGGGTGCCGTGGCCTACTGCCGCGGCGATGGCGTCGGTGCCGGCGTGGGGATGGCTCGGCGGCGCCATCGGCGCGGCCGTGGTGGTGGTGAGCCTGGTGGCTGGCCCCAAGCTGGGGGCGGCGACCCTGTTCGTGCTCGTGGTGGCCGGCCAGATCGCGGCGTCGATGCTGCTGGACCACTTCGGCGTGCTGGGCTATCCCGTGCGTCCGATGAGCGTGCTGCGGATCGTCGGCGCCCTGATGCTGATCGCCGGCGTGGTGCTGATCGTGAAAAACTAG
- a CDS encoding disulfide bond formation protein B: MRTRAGFFAGFLLCLGVLGYALYLQHGQGLEPCPLCIFQRAVFIVLGALFLLAAVHGPGPKGATAYAGLITAAAAGGVGIAARHLWVQFGAPPQVADCGADLSFMLETLPLSETLALVFRGSGECSDTQWSFLGLTLPGWSLVFYLVLAALGIFVARQARRSARA; this comes from the coding sequence ATGCGGACGCGAGCGGGTTTCTTCGCGGGTTTCCTCCTGTGCCTGGGTGTGTTGGGCTATGCGCTCTACCTTCAGCACGGGCAGGGCCTCGAGCCCTGCCCCCTTTGCATTTTCCAGCGCGCGGTTTTCATCGTCCTGGGCGCGCTGTTTCTCCTGGCGGCGGTCCACGGGCCGGGGCCCAAGGGGGCGACGGCGTACGCGGGCCTGATCACCGCCGCGGCGGCGGGCGGAGTGGGCATTGCGGCGCGGCATTTGTGGGTGCAGTTTGGCGCACCGCCCCAGGTCGCCGATTGCGGGGCGGACCTCTCTTTCATGCTGGAGACGCTGCCCCTGTCGGAGACGCTGGCGCTCGTGTTCCGTGGCAGCGGTGAGTGCAGCGACACCCAGTGGAGCTTTCTCGGCCTTACCCTGCCCGGCTGGTCGCTGGTCTTCTACCTGGTGCTGGCCGCGCTGGGCATCTTCGTGGCCCGCCAAGCCCGCCGCAGCGCAAGGGCGTAG
- the wrbA gene encoding NAD(P)H:quinone oxidoreductase, protein MTTKIQVVFYSMYGHVYKMAEAVAAGAREVEGTEVALYQVPELVPEDVLEKSGAKKAREAFAHVPVIQPEQLAEADAILFGAPTRFGNMAAQMRNFLDQTGGLWTRGALIGKVGSVFTSTATQHGGQETTLTSFHSTLLHHGMIIVGVPYAEQRLLTMKEITGGTPYGATTITDADGSRQPSENELAIARFQGRHVATIAKRLKAGSA, encoded by the coding sequence GTGACGACGAAGATTCAAGTCGTGTTCTACAGCATGTACGGCCACGTTTACAAAATGGCTGAAGCGGTCGCCGCCGGGGCCCGGGAGGTGGAGGGCACCGAGGTCGCCCTGTACCAGGTCCCCGAGTTGGTGCCAGAAGACGTGCTGGAGAAAAGCGGCGCGAAGAAAGCTCGCGAAGCGTTTGCTCACGTGCCCGTCATCCAGCCCGAGCAGCTCGCGGAAGCCGACGCCATCCTCTTCGGCGCGCCCACCCGCTTCGGCAACATGGCGGCCCAGATGCGCAACTTCCTGGACCAGACGGGGGGCTTGTGGACGCGGGGTGCGTTGATCGGCAAGGTGGGCAGCGTCTTCACCTCCACCGCCACCCAGCACGGGGGCCAGGAGACCACCCTCACCAGTTTCCATTCGACCTTGCTGCACCACGGCATGATCATCGTCGGCGTGCCGTACGCCGAGCAGCGGCTGCTCACGATGAAGGAGATCACCGGCGGCACCCCCTACGGGGCGACCACGATCACCGACGCCGACGGCTCCCGGCAGCCCAGCGAGAACGAGCTGGCCATCGCCCGCTTCCAGGGGCGCCACGTGGCCACCATCGCCAAGCGTCTGAAGGCGGGAAGTGCGTGA
- a CDS encoding pirin family protein translates to MIEVRRSGERGHTRHLGLESDHSFSFAGYDDPRHRGFGALRVINEDRLQPGVGFDTHGHQDMEIISYVLEGALAHEDSLGNGAILRPGDVQRMSAGTGVRHSEYNASDRDVVHFLQIWIVPDRRGLPPSYERKHFSEAEKRGRLRLIASPDGRDGSVSLHQDAFVYAALLDGAQRVVHRLTPGRRAYGHVARGRVTVNGQLLEAGDALKAEGVDEIVLDQAERAEVLLFDLASSDG, encoded by the coding sequence ATGATCGAAGTGCGCAGGAGCGGCGAGCGCGGCCACACCCGCCACCTCGGGCTCGAGAGCGACCACAGCTTTTCGTTCGCCGGGTACGACGACCCGCGGCACCGGGGGTTCGGCGCGCTGCGGGTCATTAACGAAGACCGGCTGCAGCCGGGCGTGGGCTTCGACACCCACGGGCACCAGGATATGGAGATCATCAGCTACGTCCTGGAGGGAGCGCTGGCGCACGAGGACAGCCTGGGCAACGGCGCCATCCTCCGGCCCGGAGACGTGCAGCGCATGAGCGCCGGCACCGGGGTGAGGCACAGCGAATACAACGCTTCTGACCGGGACGTGGTGCATTTCCTCCAAATCTGGATTGTGCCCGACCGTCGGGGCCTGCCGCCCAGCTACGAGCGGAAACATTTCTCCGAGGCTGAAAAGCGTGGACGGCTGCGCTTGATCGCTTCGCCTGACGGCCGCGACGGGTCGGTCAGCCTCCACCAGGACGCCTTCGTCTACGCCGCGTTGCTCGACGGCGCCCAGCGGGTCGTGCATCGCCTGACGCCAGGGCGGCGGGCCTACGGGCATGTGGCGCGGGGACGGGTGACGGTGAACGGTCAGTTACTCGAAGCGGGCGACGCCCTCAAAGCCGAGGGTGTGGACGAAATCGTTCTTGACCAGGCCGAACGGGCCGAAGTGCTCCTGTTCGACCTGGCGTCATCGGATGGTTGA
- a CDS encoding efflux RND transporter permease subunit yields MFLPDICVRRPVFATVMSLVIVLLGMISFLRLTVREYPNIDAPVVSVRTVYKGASAEVVESQITNPLEDALSGIEGIKTLKSVSREEVSQITVEFVAERDVDAAANDVRDRVARTRGRLPAGADDPVVAKVEADAQAIMWLRLSSDRHNPLEITDYADRYVADALKTIPGVASVIIGGERRYAMRIWLDRERLAAYGVTVQDVEDALKRQNLEVPSGRIESRNREFTVLSATALQTPQQFNHLVIREVHHYPVRLKDVGRAELGAYDDRNIVRVDGREAVGLGIVKQSTANLLEVAKGVKAMVPRLQETLPDGMRLQVSFDRSVFVEASIEAVYRVLAEALVLVVLVIFFFLRSPRATLIPFVTIPVSLIGAFFVVWALGFSINVLTLLGIVLAVGLVVDDAIVVLENIHRHIEKGMSPLAAAFQGSKEIAFAVVAMTITLAAVFAPLAFATGNTGRLFTEFALTVAAAVLVSGFVALTLTPMMCSKLLRHHERHGRVYNALEGFFRWLARAYRSSLTQSLRHRVLVVATFLGVAGVGVALFLQLRSELAPLEDRGIFIVVLNAPEGATLEYTDRYTRDLERILKEIPEVRSFFTVVAPGLEKPNPVNNALAFVNLYDWSERSRSQLDITGELTPRLMRELPGVLAFPINPPSLGQSFRSAPVQYVIQGTSWEALEKAVEEMLARAQQFPGMINVDTDLKLNKPQLAVEIDRDKAAAVGVEVETIGRTLETLFGGRDVTRFKRQGEQYDVVVKLEDKDRVEPSDLTQIYVRNRNGQLIQLSNLVTVGERVAPRELNHFNRFRAATISARLAPGYTLDQALDFLDKTAAEVLDNRFTTDLDGQSREFRESGRQLYFVFVLALAFIYLALAAQFESFRSPLVIMLTVPLAVTGAVLAMYLQSLANPRYGTLNVYSQIGLVMLIGLITKNGILIVEFANQLRDRGMEKVEAVIEAASLRLRPILMTSLATVFGAIPIALATGAGAESRQAIGWVIVGGVSVGTLFTLYVIPTMYTFIVGKRELLTREELEAQVAASGGAAAPPARAPAGRTEGA; encoded by the coding sequence ATGTTTCTCCCCGACATCTGCGTCCGCCGGCCGGTGTTCGCCACGGTGATGAGCCTCGTCATCGTGCTCCTCGGCATGATCTCGTTCCTGCGGCTGACGGTGCGCGAGTACCCCAACATCGATGCGCCGGTGGTGTCGGTGCGCACCGTGTACAAGGGGGCCAGCGCCGAGGTGGTGGAGAGCCAGATCACCAATCCCCTGGAGGACGCCCTCTCGGGCATCGAGGGCATCAAGACCTTGAAGTCGGTCTCCCGGGAGGAGGTGAGCCAGATCACCGTCGAGTTCGTGGCCGAGCGCGACGTGGACGCGGCGGCCAACGACGTGCGCGACCGGGTGGCCCGCACCCGCGGCCGACTGCCTGCGGGGGCGGACGATCCGGTGGTGGCCAAGGTGGAGGCCGACGCCCAGGCCATCATGTGGCTGCGGCTCTCCAGCGACCGCCACAACCCGCTGGAGATCACCGACTACGCCGACCGCTACGTGGCCGACGCGCTGAAGACCATCCCCGGCGTCGCCAGCGTGATCATCGGCGGCGAGAGAAGGTATGCCATGCGCATCTGGCTCGATCGCGAGCGGCTCGCCGCCTATGGTGTCACGGTACAGGACGTGGAGGATGCGCTCAAGCGCCAGAACCTGGAAGTGCCTTCGGGGCGCATCGAGAGCCGTAACCGGGAATTCACGGTGCTCTCCGCCACCGCCCTGCAAACACCCCAGCAGTTCAACCACCTGGTGATCCGCGAGGTCCATCACTACCCGGTGCGACTCAAGGACGTGGGCCGGGCGGAGCTGGGGGCGTACGACGACCGCAATATCGTGCGGGTGGACGGCCGGGAGGCGGTGGGATTGGGCATCGTCAAGCAGTCCACCGCCAACCTGCTGGAGGTGGCCAAGGGCGTCAAGGCCATGGTTCCGCGCCTGCAGGAGACGCTGCCGGACGGGATGCGTTTGCAGGTGTCGTTCGACCGGTCGGTGTTCGTGGAGGCCTCTATCGAAGCCGTTTACCGGGTGCTGGCGGAGGCGCTGGTGCTGGTGGTGCTGGTCATTTTTTTCTTCCTGAGGAGCCCGCGGGCGACGCTCATCCCGTTCGTGACCATCCCCGTGTCCCTGATCGGCGCGTTCTTCGTCGTCTGGGCGCTGGGCTTTTCCATCAACGTGCTGACGCTGCTCGGCATCGTGCTGGCGGTGGGGTTGGTGGTGGACGATGCCATCGTGGTGCTGGAGAACATCCATCGCCACATCGAGAAGGGGATGAGCCCGCTCGCCGCTGCCTTCCAGGGCAGCAAGGAAATCGCGTTCGCGGTGGTGGCCATGACCATCACGTTGGCGGCGGTGTTCGCGCCACTTGCCTTCGCCACCGGCAACACCGGGCGGCTGTTCACCGAGTTCGCCCTCACCGTGGCGGCGGCAGTGCTGGTGTCCGGATTCGTGGCGCTGACGCTGACGCCCATGATGTGTTCCAAGCTGCTGCGTCACCACGAGCGGCACGGTCGGGTGTACAACGCCCTGGAAGGCTTCTTCCGCTGGCTCGCTCGTGCGTACCGCTCATCGCTGACCCAAAGCCTGCGGCACCGCGTTCTGGTGGTGGCGACTTTCCTTGGCGTGGCCGGCGTGGGGGTGGCGCTATTCCTGCAACTGCGCTCCGAGCTCGCGCCGCTGGAAGACCGGGGCATCTTCATCGTGGTGCTGAACGCCCCGGAAGGGGCGACGCTGGAGTATACGGACCGCTATACCCGCGACCTCGAGCGCATTCTCAAAGAGATCCCGGAGGTTCGCTCGTTCTTCACCGTGGTGGCGCCGGGGCTGGAGAAGCCCAACCCGGTGAACAACGCCCTGGCCTTTGTGAACCTTTACGACTGGAGCGAACGCAGCCGCAGCCAGCTCGACATCACCGGCGAGCTGACCCCCCGGCTGATGAGGGAACTGCCCGGGGTGCTGGCGTTTCCCATCAATCCGCCGTCCCTCGGCCAGAGCTTCCGCAGCGCGCCGGTGCAATACGTGATCCAGGGCACTTCCTGGGAAGCGCTGGAGAAGGCGGTGGAAGAGATGCTGGCGCGCGCCCAGCAGTTCCCCGGCATGATCAACGTGGACACGGACCTGAAGCTCAACAAGCCGCAACTGGCGGTGGAGATCGACCGGGACAAGGCGGCGGCCGTGGGCGTGGAGGTCGAGACCATCGGGCGCACCCTGGAGACGCTCTTCGGCGGCCGCGACGTCACCCGCTTCAAGCGCCAAGGCGAGCAGTATGACGTGGTGGTTAAGCTGGAGGACAAGGACCGGGTCGAGCCGTCCGACTTGACCCAGATTTACGTGCGCAATCGTAACGGCCAACTGATCCAGCTCTCCAACCTGGTGACCGTGGGGGAGCGGGTGGCGCCGCGGGAACTCAACCACTTCAACCGCTTCCGTGCCGCCACCATTTCGGCCCGGCTCGCACCAGGCTATACTTTGGATCAGGCCCTTGATTTCCTGGACAAGACGGCGGCCGAGGTGCTGGACAATCGCTTCACCACGGACCTGGATGGCCAGTCGCGGGAGTTTCGCGAGTCCGGACGGCAGCTCTATTTCGTGTTTGTGCTGGCGCTGGCCTTCATCTATCTGGCATTGGCCGCCCAGTTCGAAAGCTTCAGGAGTCCGCTGGTGATCATGCTCACCGTACCGCTGGCCGTCACCGGAGCGGTGCTCGCCATGTACCTCCAGTCCCTGGCCAATCCGCGCTACGGCACGCTCAACGTCTACAGCCAGATCGGGCTGGTGATGCTGATTGGCTTGATCACCAAGAACGGCATTCTGATCGTGGAATTCGCCAATCAGTTGCGTGATCGGGGAATGGAGAAGGTCGAGGCGGTGATCGAAGCGGCCTCCCTGCGCCTGCGCCCTATTCTCATGACCAGCCTCGCCACCGTCTTCGGCGCCATCCCCATCGCGCTCGCCACCGGCGCCGGGGCCGAATCTCGCCAGGCCATCGGGTGGGTCATCGTCGGCGGCGTGTCGGTGGGCACGCTTTTCACGCTGTACGTGATTCCGACCATGTACACGTTCATCGTCGGCAAGCGCGAGCTCCTCACCCGTGAGGAACTGGAAGCCCAGGTGGCGGCTTCCGGCGGTGCGGCGGCACCGCCGGCCCGCGCCCCTGCCGGCCGCACCGAGGGCGCCTGA
- a CDS encoding efflux RND transporter periplasmic adaptor subunit, with the protein MLALAVVAGVGLWWRNAHLSTVAAKPAPSGVVQAPPVMTVRAARVKRAALREEVSAVGTLLANESVMIRPEVDGRISEIHFTEGQFVARGARLVSLDSSEIEAQLRAVEAEVTLNRSRLKRAEELKEKNFISAQALDEARENLNQSLARQAEIQARLEKTVIRAPFDGVVGLRQVSPGAYVNKGQDIARLEGIGTLKLDFRVPEVFLSRLRVGQEVTVAVDAYPNEQFKGQIYAIEPAVDEQTRTVLLRARIPNPGVRLKPGMFARVSLTLGVRDNALVVPEEAIVPRGQELFVFKVVDGKALLTQVELGLRRPGEAEILAGLAPGDVVVTDGHQRLRDGAQVEIVSAAGAPPQTPRKPGNG; encoded by the coding sequence TTGCTCGCCCTCGCAGTGGTGGCGGGCGTCGGATTGTGGTGGCGTAACGCCCACCTGTCCACGGTGGCGGCGAAGCCGGCCCCCTCGGGCGTCGTTCAAGCACCGCCGGTGATGACCGTGCGAGCGGCGCGAGTCAAGCGGGCCGCCCTGCGGGAGGAGGTGAGCGCGGTCGGCACCTTGCTTGCCAACGAGTCCGTGATGATCCGGCCGGAGGTGGACGGTCGCATCAGCGAGATCCACTTCACCGAGGGTCAATTCGTGGCGCGGGGCGCCAGGCTGGTATCGCTGGATTCGTCCGAAATCGAGGCCCAACTCAGGGCGGTGGAGGCCGAGGTGACCCTCAACCGCAGTCGGCTCAAGCGGGCCGAGGAGCTCAAGGAAAAAAACTTCATCAGCGCCCAGGCGCTGGATGAGGCGCGCGAGAACCTCAACCAGTCCCTGGCGCGCCAGGCCGAGATCCAGGCCCGCCTGGAAAAGACCGTGATCCGGGCGCCTTTCGACGGGGTCGTGGGCTTGAGGCAGGTGAGCCCCGGCGCTTACGTGAACAAAGGGCAGGACATCGCGCGCCTGGAGGGGATCGGCACCCTCAAGCTCGACTTTCGGGTTCCGGAGGTGTTCCTGAGCCGTCTGCGCGTCGGCCAGGAGGTAACGGTCGCCGTCGACGCCTATCCGAACGAGCAGTTCAAGGGCCAGATCTACGCCATCGAGCCAGCCGTGGACGAGCAGACGCGCACCGTGCTCCTGCGCGCCAGAATCCCCAATCCTGGCGTGAGGCTCAAGCCCGGCATGTTCGCCCGCGTGTCCCTCACCTTGGGCGTGCGCGACAACGCCCTGGTGGTCCCCGAGGAGGCCATCGTCCCGCGAGGTCAGGAGCTTTTCGTCTTCAAGGTGGTCGACGGCAAGGCGCTGCTCACCCAGGTGGAACTGGGCCTGCGCCGGCCCGGGGAGGCGGAGATTCTCGCCGGCCTGGCGCCGGGGGATGTCGTGGTCACCGACGGGCATCAGCGCCTTCGCGACGGCGCGCAAGTCGAGATCGTGAGCGCTGCGGGCGCGCCGCCTCAGACGCCCCGCAAGCCCGGCAACGGTTAA